In one window of Streptomyces sp. FXJ1.172 DNA:
- a CDS encoding DUF742 domain-containing protein, with protein sequence MTPPRRKRRQPPLPPPAQPKPPAPGAADGQAEPKNPERLYAFAESEDGARAELDLVTLIVARSAPQPDGSPEQAAVLRLCAAPLSVAELSAYLSLPFSAMTVLITAMITAGLVQARAPIVRQALPDRSLLEAVMHGLQRL encoded by the coding sequence ATGACTCCTCCACGACGCAAGCGGCGACAGCCGCCGCTCCCGCCGCCTGCGCAGCCGAAGCCTCCCGCGCCCGGGGCGGCGGACGGCCAGGCCGAGCCCAAGAACCCCGAACGGCTCTACGCCTTCGCCGAATCCGAGGACGGCGCGCGCGCCGAACTCGACCTCGTGACGTTAATCGTGGCGCGCTCCGCACCCCAGCCGGACGGCTCGCCGGAGCAGGCGGCGGTGCTGCGGTTGTGTGCCGCCCCGCTGTCCGTGGCCGAGCTGTCGGCCTATCTGAGCCTGCCGTTCAGCGCGATGACCGTACTGATCACCGCCATGATCACGGCCGGACTGGTCCAGGCGCGCGCCCCGATCGTCCGACAGGCGCTCCCCGACCGTTCCCTCCTCGAAGCGGTGATGCATGGACTTCAACGGCTCTGA
- a CDS encoding cytochrome P450, with the protein MTSESPSLTGTDPTPGPPPGCPAHGLGPGALHRLYGPDAADLGDLYERLREEHGSVAPALLHDDVPMWVVLGHAENLHMVRSSSVYTRDSRIWTPLAEGAVKPDHPLMPHIAWQPICSHAEGDEHQRLRAAVTAAMATIDHRSMRRHIGRYTQGLVNSFCERGRADLVAQFAEHLPMAVMCEILGMSDEYNDRMVQAARDALKGTETAIQSHAYVMDALSRLTTRRRARPEDDFTSHLITHPAALTGDEVREHLRLVLFAAYEATANLLANALRMVLTEPGFRAQLSGGQMTVPEAIEQSLWDEPPFSTVLGYFAKQDTELGGQRIRKGDGLLFAPAPGNLDPRIRPDLSASMQGNRSHLAFGGGPHECPGQDIGRAIADVGVDALLMRLPDVQLDCEEEELRWRSSIASRHLVSLPVRFEPKPQQDVDLPPRPMAVSAPHSTWQAGTRRTDPAPMPEPRPAPARPALPEPPPAAPEPVRPRGIWKRLLRWWRGE; encoded by the coding sequence GTGACGTCTGAATCCCCGTCCCTGACCGGCACCGACCCCACTCCCGGCCCGCCCCCGGGCTGCCCCGCGCACGGCCTCGGCCCCGGCGCGCTGCACCGGCTCTACGGCCCCGACGCGGCGGATCTGGGCGACCTCTACGAGCGCCTGCGCGAGGAGCACGGCTCCGTGGCACCCGCGCTGCTCCACGACGACGTGCCGATGTGGGTGGTCCTCGGGCACGCCGAGAACCTCCACATGGTCCGCAGCTCCTCCGTGTACACCCGCGACAGCCGGATCTGGACCCCACTGGCGGAGGGCGCGGTCAAGCCCGACCACCCGCTCATGCCGCACATCGCCTGGCAGCCGATCTGCTCCCACGCCGAGGGCGACGAGCACCAGCGGCTGCGGGCGGCGGTCACCGCGGCCATGGCCACCATCGACCACCGCAGCATGCGCCGGCACATCGGCCGCTACACCCAGGGCCTGGTCAACAGCTTCTGCGAGCGGGGCCGGGCCGACCTGGTCGCCCAGTTCGCCGAGCACCTGCCCATGGCCGTCATGTGCGAGATCCTCGGCATGTCCGACGAGTACAACGACCGCATGGTGCAGGCCGCCCGGGACGCCCTGAAGGGCACCGAGACCGCCATCCAGAGCCATGCCTACGTCATGGACGCGCTGAGCCGGCTCACCACCCGGCGCCGCGCCCGGCCCGAGGACGACTTCACCAGCCACCTCATCACCCACCCGGCCGCACTCACTGGCGACGAGGTCCGCGAACACCTGCGGCTCGTCCTCTTCGCGGCCTACGAGGCCACCGCGAACCTCCTCGCCAACGCACTGCGCATGGTCCTGACCGAGCCGGGCTTCCGCGCGCAGCTCAGCGGCGGCCAGATGACCGTGCCGGAGGCGATCGAACAGTCCCTGTGGGACGAGCCGCCGTTCAGCACCGTCCTCGGCTACTTCGCCAAGCAGGACACCGAGCTGGGCGGGCAGCGCATCCGCAAGGGCGACGGGCTGCTCTTCGCGCCCGCGCCGGGCAACCTCGACCCGCGGATCCGCCCGGACCTGTCCGCGAGCATGCAGGGCAACCGCTCGCATCTCGCCTTCGGTGGCGGCCCGCACGAGTGCCCCGGCCAGGACATCGGCCGAGCCATCGCCGACGTCGGTGTCGACGCGCTGCTGATGCGGCTGCCGGACGTCCAACTCGACTGCGAGGAAGAGGAGTTGCGCTGGCGGTCGTCGATCGCCTCCCGCCATCTGGTCTCCCTGCCCGTGCGCTTCGAGCCCAAGCCGCAGCAGGACGTCGACCTCCCGCCGCGGCCCATGGCGGTCTCGGCACCGCACTCCACCTGGCAGGCCGGCACCCGCCGCACGGACCCGGCCCCGATGCCGGAACCCCGGCCCGCCCCCGCGCGCCCGGCCCTGCCCGAGCCGCCGCCCGCGGCGCCCGAGCCGGTCCGGCCGCGTGGGATCTGGAAGCGGCTGCTGCGCTGGTGGCGGGGCGAGTAA
- a CDS encoding siderophore-interacting protein, translated as MAERPGRKPRKPRTAQVVRTERLTPHMQRVVIGGEGLAGFTADTCTDHYVKLLFGPAGVTYPEPFDLERIREEFPREQWPVTRTYTVRAWDPELRELTLDFVVHGDEGLAGPWATRVRPGETVRFMGPGGAYAPDPEADWHLLAGDESALPAIARALEKLPAGSRAHVFVEVPGPEEEQKIDSDLEVVWLHRGDRPVGEALLAAVRALDFPEGRAQAFVHGEAGFVKELRRLLRVEKQIPREDLSISGYWRLGHNEDGWQASKREWNARIEAEQEGGAAA; from the coding sequence ATGGCAGAGCGCCCGGGACGTAAGCCTCGCAAGCCCCGTACCGCCCAGGTTGTCCGCACCGAGCGGCTCACCCCGCACATGCAGCGCGTGGTGATCGGCGGCGAGGGCCTCGCCGGCTTCACGGCGGACACCTGCACCGACCACTACGTGAAACTGCTCTTCGGCCCCGCGGGCGTGACCTATCCCGAGCCCTTCGACCTGGAGCGGATCCGCGAGGAGTTCCCCCGGGAGCAGTGGCCGGTCACCCGGACCTACACCGTGCGCGCCTGGGACCCCGAACTGCGGGAGCTGACCCTGGACTTCGTCGTCCACGGCGACGAGGGCCTGGCCGGCCCGTGGGCCACCCGCGTCCGGCCCGGCGAGACCGTGCGTTTCATGGGCCCCGGCGGCGCCTACGCCCCGGACCCGGAGGCCGACTGGCATCTGCTCGCCGGTGACGAGAGCGCGCTGCCCGCGATCGCCCGGGCTCTGGAGAAGCTGCCCGCCGGTTCCCGTGCGCATGTCTTCGTGGAGGTGCCCGGGCCCGAGGAGGAGCAGAAGATCGACTCCGATCTGGAGGTCGTCTGGCTGCACCGCGGGGACCGCCCGGTCGGTGAGGCCCTGCTGGCGGCCGTACGCGCGCTGGACTTCCCAGAGGGCCGGGCGCAGGCGTTCGTGCACGGCGAGGCGGGCTTCGTGAAGGAGCTGCGCCGGCTGCTGCGGGTCGAGAAGCAGATCCCGCGCGAGGACCTGTCGATCTCCGGTTACTGGCGCCTGGGCCACAACGAGGACGGCTGGCAGGCCTCCAAGCGGGAGTGGAACGCCCGTATCGAGGCCGAGCAGGAGGGTGGCGCGGCGGCCTGA
- a CDS encoding pseudouridine synthase: MRRRTPPPPAPLPQRDGVDPVRVRLPYGGAWATVREHLVERLTGAGPGTVEGMFHAGLIVGADGLAVAPDAPYEPGMFVWFHRELPAEVPVPFPVEVVHRDAHIVVADKPHFLATTPRGTHVTETALARLRRELGIPALTAAHRLDRLTAGLVLFTVRPEERGAYQNLFRDRRVHKEYEAVAPYDPALVLPRTVRSRIVKERGVQAAREVEGEPNAETHVELAGHRSGLGRYRLLPATGQTHQLRVHLNSLGVPILGDPLYPEVTGPVPADDFRQPLQLLARRLEFTDPVTGVEHTFVSERVLHAWTS; this comes from the coding sequence ATGAGACGCCGTACCCCGCCCCCGCCCGCGCCGCTCCCCCAGCGCGACGGAGTGGACCCCGTGCGGGTCCGGCTGCCGTACGGCGGGGCGTGGGCCACCGTGCGGGAGCATCTGGTGGAGCGGCTCACCGGGGCCGGACCCGGGACGGTCGAGGGCATGTTCCACGCGGGACTGATCGTCGGGGCCGACGGCCTCGCGGTGGCGCCGGACGCGCCGTACGAGCCGGGCATGTTCGTGTGGTTCCACCGCGAGCTGCCCGCCGAAGTGCCGGTGCCGTTCCCGGTCGAGGTGGTCCACCGGGACGCGCACATCGTCGTGGCCGACAAACCGCACTTCCTCGCCACGACTCCGCGCGGCACACACGTCACCGAGACGGCGCTGGCCCGGCTGCGCCGCGAGCTGGGCATCCCGGCGCTGACCGCCGCACACCGCCTGGACCGGCTGACGGCGGGGCTGGTGCTGTTCACCGTACGGCCCGAGGAGCGCGGCGCCTACCAGAACCTGTTCCGGGACCGACGGGTGCACAAGGAGTACGAGGCCGTCGCACCGTACGACCCCGCGCTGGTCCTCCCCCGGACCGTGCGCAGCCGGATCGTGAAGGAACGCGGGGTGCAGGCCGCCCGCGAGGTCGAGGGCGAGCCGAACGCCGAGACACATGTGGAACTGGCCGGGCACCGGAGCGGGTTGGGCCGCTACCGGCTCCTGCCGGCCACCGGGCAGACCCATCAGCTGCGCGTGCACCTGAACTCGCTCGGCGTGCCCATCCTCGGCGATCCGCTGTATCCCGAGGTGACCGGCCCGGTACCGGCCGACGACTTCCGGCAGCCGCTGCAACTGCTCGCACGGAGGCTGGAGTTTACCGACCCGGTCACGGGCGTGGAGCACACGTTCGTCAGCGAGCGGGTACTCCACGCCTGGACGTCGTAG
- a CDS encoding 5'-nucleotidase: protein MPSYDLAGRLVVGVASSALFDLRESDAVFREQGEEAYRAYQEAHVDDTLRPGVAFAFLRRLLSLNDLGEPSDPLVEVIILSRNDPDTGLRVMRSIQAHELPISRAVFMQGRSPYAFMTALNMSLFLSADGDDVREAVAAGLPAGHVLGSSYADDPADRELRIAFDFDGVLASDAAEQVYQSGGLEEFRAHEARNAATPHDPGPLRDFLAGVNRIQRREEERRAADPDHPSRVHVSIVTARNAPAHERAVRSLKQWGVRVNGAFFLGGIEKGAVMKVLRPHIFFDDQVTHLESTSRTTPSVHIPFGKINETAP from the coding sequence ATGCCGTCCTACGACCTCGCGGGCCGACTCGTCGTCGGTGTCGCCTCCAGTGCCCTGTTCGATCTGCGGGAGTCGGACGCGGTCTTCCGTGAGCAGGGCGAGGAGGCGTACCGGGCCTACCAGGAAGCGCACGTGGACGACACGCTCCGGCCCGGCGTCGCGTTCGCCTTCCTGCGCAGGCTGCTGTCGCTGAACGACCTCGGCGAGCCGTCGGACCCGCTCGTCGAGGTCATCATCCTCTCCCGCAACGACCCCGACACCGGCCTGCGGGTCATGCGCTCGATCCAGGCCCATGAACTGCCCATCAGCCGGGCCGTGTTCATGCAGGGCAGGTCGCCGTACGCGTTCATGACCGCGCTGAACATGTCCCTGTTCCTGTCCGCCGACGGCGACGACGTGCGCGAGGCCGTCGCCGCGGGCCTGCCGGCCGGGCATGTGCTCGGTTCGTCGTACGCGGACGACCCCGCCGACCGGGAACTGCGCATCGCGTTCGACTTCGACGGGGTGCTCGCCAGTGACGCCGCCGAGCAGGTGTACCAGTCGGGCGGGCTGGAGGAGTTCCGCGCGCACGAGGCCCGTAACGCGGCGACCCCGCACGATCCCGGGCCGTTGCGCGATTTCCTCGCCGGGGTGAACCGGATACAGCGCCGCGAGGAGGAGCGGCGGGCGGCCGACCCGGACCACCCGAGCCGGGTGCACGTCTCCATCGTGACCGCGCGCAACGCACCTGCGCACGAGCGGGCCGTGCGCAGCCTCAAGCAGTGGGGCGTGCGGGTCAACGGCGCCTTCTTCCTCGGCGGGATCGAGAAGGGCGCGGTGATGAAGGTGCTCCGACCGCACATCTTCTTCGACGACCAGGTGACCCACCTGGAGAGCACCTCGCGGACCACGCCCAGCGTGCACATCCCCTTCGGCAAGATCAACGAGACGGCACCGTAG
- a CDS encoding sensor histidine kinase, whose amino-acid sequence MVSVQKPPGRRERPYARVLLPPAILMAAATGAAAALAPASARIAVGAVGALALLLVLATGAEAARRGRRLREQQAEYARHAAYLEHRIAAQDELIDKFATDIIPTGLARLRAGEHLRDVLANIYDPDPELRALPPMYREMFRVALRGADREISMRDATERSFVTIARRVQAIVHQQAKELREMEEDHGRSPEVFDDLLRIDHGTSLIGRLADTISVLGGGRPGRQWPLPVSLYSTLRGAMSRILEYRRIQLNSIVNINIKGTAVEPVIHAAAELLDNATRYSPPSTKVHVTATEVQTGIVIEIEDAGVSLNEESRIRIEQMIEDAKNGDDAHNLGENPRLGLAVVGRLCKMFDMEVSLRASAYGGVRAILIVPRVMTTTEPGVGAAHGIGATGIPKPELGAVEGPKRRPKKRRPTSPKIPAGISMEDDVPVVTEWTAGGLPQRRSRMKTPLSQRYAEQAEVERAEREGRPSIWSQTRTEPEPEPEMDPERKKLMERPIGQGIEDFWNGLRKGMPEDATGPELTDFTRHPEKYVHLLNDYADEPVEGATEAYDEGDLK is encoded by the coding sequence ATGGTGAGTGTTCAGAAGCCGCCCGGTCGCCGTGAACGTCCGTATGCGCGCGTGCTGTTGCCGCCGGCCATATTGATGGCCGCCGCGACCGGGGCGGCGGCCGCCCTGGCACCGGCGTCCGCCCGGATCGCCGTCGGTGCGGTCGGGGCCCTGGCCCTGCTCCTGGTCCTCGCCACGGGTGCGGAGGCCGCCCGTCGCGGCCGCAGGCTCCGCGAGCAGCAGGCCGAGTACGCCCGTCACGCCGCGTATCTGGAACACCGGATCGCCGCCCAGGACGAGCTGATCGACAAGTTCGCCACCGACATCATTCCCACCGGTCTGGCGCGACTGCGCGCCGGCGAGCACCTCCGGGACGTCCTCGCCAACATCTACGACCCCGACCCCGAGCTGCGCGCGCTGCCGCCCATGTACCGCGAGATGTTCCGGGTCGCGCTGCGCGGCGCCGACCGCGAGATCTCGATGCGTGACGCCACCGAGCGCTCCTTCGTCACCATCGCCCGGCGCGTCCAGGCCATCGTGCACCAGCAGGCCAAGGAACTGCGGGAGATGGAGGAGGACCACGGCCGCAGCCCCGAGGTCTTCGACGACCTGCTGCGCATCGACCACGGCACCTCGCTGATCGGCCGGCTCGCCGACACCATCTCCGTGCTCGGCGGCGGCCGTCCCGGCCGCCAGTGGCCCCTGCCGGTCTCCCTCTACAGCACACTGCGCGGCGCCATGTCGCGCATCCTGGAGTACCGCCGTATCCAGCTGAACTCCATCGTCAACATCAACATCAAGGGCACCGCCGTCGAGCCGGTCATCCACGCCGCCGCCGAACTCCTCGACAACGCCACCCGCTACTCGCCGCCCTCGACCAAGGTGCACGTCACCGCCACCGAGGTGCAGACCGGCATCGTCATCGAGATCGAGGACGCCGGTGTCAGCCTCAACGAGGAGTCCCGCATCCGCATCGAGCAGATGATCGAGGACGCCAAGAACGGCGACGACGCCCACAACCTCGGCGAGAACCCGCGCCTCGGCCTCGCCGTCGTCGGCCGCCTGTGCAAGATGTTCGACATGGAGGTCTCGCTGCGGGCCTCGGCCTACGGCGGCGTCCGCGCGATCCTCATCGTGCCGCGCGTCATGACGACCACCGAGCCCGGCGTGGGCGCCGCCCACGGCATCGGTGCCACCGGTATCCCCAAGCCGGAACTCGGCGCGGTGGAGGGCCCGAAGCGCCGGCCCAAGAAGCGGCGCCCGACCAGCCCCAAGATCCCCGCCGGCATCTCGATGGAGGACGACGTCCCCGTCGTCACCGAGTGGACGGCGGGCGGCCTGCCGCAGCGCCGCAGCCGGATGAAGACCCCGCTCAGCCAGCGCTATGCCGAACAGGCCGAGGTCGAGCGGGCCGAACGCGAGGGCAGGCCCAGCATCTGGTCGCAGACCAGGACCGAACCGGAGCCCGAGCCCGAGATGGACCCCGAGCGCAAGAAGCTCATGGAGCGGCCGATCGGCCAGGGGATCGAGGACTTCTGGAACGGCCTGCGCAAGGGCATGCCCGAGGACGCCACCGGGCCCGAACTCACCGACTTCACGCGGCACCCGGAAAAGTACGTGCACCTGCTCAACGACTATGCGGACGAGCCCGTCGAGGGCGCCACCGAGGCCTATGACGAGGGGGACCTCAAGTGA
- a CDS encoding quaternary amine ABC transporter ATP-binding protein, producing the protein MSARLEAEHLFKVFGRRPDEAVERLRQGTDREELRADGTTAAVIDASFRVGEGEIFVVMGLSGSGKSTLLRMLNGLLEPTAGSVRFDGQDLTTLTGRALREVRSRKISMVFQHFALFPHRSVRDNAAYGLEVQGVPRAERERRADEALALCGLAGWETSWPDELSGGMQQRVGLARALATDADLLLMDESFSALDPLIRRDMQDQLLELQQTLKKTIVFITHDLNEAMRLGDRIAVMRDGRIVQTGTAEDILLRPANDYVASFIQDVDRSRVLTAAAVMDDDLRGDEADCGCETATADTPFTELCAISARVPHPVAVLGEDRTVVGVVPRQRLVAFLGDEDAEPTACDNRGDKNGKKVTGRA; encoded by the coding sequence GTGTCAGCCAGGCTTGAGGCGGAGCACCTGTTCAAGGTGTTCGGCAGACGACCGGACGAGGCAGTGGAACGCCTGAGGCAGGGCACCGACCGGGAGGAACTGCGCGCCGACGGCACGACCGCCGCCGTGATCGACGCCTCCTTCAGGGTCGGCGAGGGCGAGATCTTCGTCGTCATGGGCCTGTCGGGTTCCGGCAAGTCCACCCTGCTGCGCATGCTCAACGGGCTGCTGGAGCCGACCGCCGGCAGCGTGCGCTTCGACGGCCAGGACCTGACCACGCTCACCGGCCGCGCCCTGCGCGAGGTCCGCTCCCGGAAGATCAGCATGGTCTTCCAGCACTTCGCGCTGTTCCCGCACCGCAGCGTCCGCGACAACGCCGCCTACGGCCTGGAAGTGCAGGGCGTGCCCCGCGCCGAGCGTGAACGCCGCGCCGACGAGGCGCTCGCCCTGTGCGGCCTGGCCGGCTGGGAGACGTCCTGGCCCGACGAGCTGTCCGGCGGTATGCAGCAGCGCGTCGGCCTCGCCCGCGCCCTCGCCACCGACGCCGACCTGCTGCTCATGGACGAGTCCTTCAGCGCCCTGGACCCGCTGATCCGCCGCGACATGCAGGACCAGCTCCTCGAACTGCAGCAGACCCTGAAGAAGACCATCGTCTTCATCACCCACGACCTCAACGAGGCGATGCGGCTCGGCGACCGCATCGCCGTGATGCGCGACGGCCGGATCGTGCAGACCGGCACCGCCGAGGACATCCTGCTGCGCCCCGCGAACGACTACGTCGCCTCCTTCATCCAGGACGTCGACCGCTCCCGGGTGCTCACCGCCGCCGCCGTCATGGACGACGATCTGCGCGGTGACGAGGCCGACTGCGGCTGCGAGACCGCCACCGCGGACACACCGTTCACCGAGCTGTGCGCCATCAGCGCGCGCGTGCCCCACCCGGTCGCCGTCCTCGGCGAGGACCGCACCGTCGTCGGCGTCGTGCCCCGGCAGCGGCTGGTCGCCTTCCTCGGCGACGAGGACGCCGAGCCGACGGCGTGCGACAACAGGGGCGACAAGAACGGGAAGAAGGTGACCGGCCGTGCCTAG
- a CDS encoding 5'-3' exonuclease, translating into MTGRLMLLDTASLYFRAYFGVPDSVKAPDGTPVNAVRGLLDFIDRLVRDHRPEQLVACMDADWRPQWRVDLIPTYKAHRVAEEHEAGPDEEEVPDTLAPQVPVIEDVLDAIGIARVGVAGYEADDVIGTFTARAKGPVDIVTGDRDLYQLVDDARGIRVLYPLKGVGTLQLTDEAVLREKYGVDGRGYADLALLRGDPSDGLPGVAGIGEKTAAKLLAEFGDVDRIMAALDDPQARLTPSQRKRLDEARPYVAVAPKVVRVAADVPLPDVDTALPHTPRDPAELERLAGRWGLGGSLQRLLTTLAG; encoded by the coding sequence GTGACCGGACGACTCATGCTCCTCGACACCGCATCGCTGTACTTCCGCGCCTACTTCGGCGTCCCGGACTCCGTGAAGGCTCCCGACGGCACGCCGGTGAACGCCGTGCGCGGGCTGCTGGACTTCATCGACCGGCTGGTCAGGGACCACCGGCCGGAGCAGCTCGTGGCCTGCATGGACGCCGACTGGCGCCCGCAGTGGCGGGTGGACCTCATCCCCACGTACAAGGCGCACCGGGTCGCCGAGGAGCACGAGGCGGGGCCGGACGAGGAGGAGGTGCCGGACACCCTGGCCCCGCAGGTGCCGGTCATCGAGGACGTGCTGGACGCCATCGGGATCGCGCGCGTGGGCGTCGCCGGGTACGAGGCGGACGATGTGATCGGCACGTTCACCGCGCGCGCGAAGGGCCCGGTCGACATCGTCACGGGCGACCGCGACCTGTACCAGCTGGTGGACGACGCGCGCGGGATCAGGGTGCTGTACCCGCTCAAGGGCGTCGGCACGCTCCAGCTGACCGACGAGGCGGTGCTGCGCGAGAAGTACGGCGTCGACGGGCGGGGGTACGCGGATCTGGCGCTGCTGCGCGGCGACCCGAGCGACGGCCTGCCGGGCGTGGCCGGGATCGGCGAGAAGACGGCCGCCAAGCTGCTCGCCGAGTTCGGCGACGTGGACAGGATCATGGCGGCGCTGGACGACCCGCAGGCCAGGCTCACGCCGTCGCAGCGCAAGCGGCTGGACGAGGCCCGGCCGTATGTGGCGGTCGCGCCGAAGGTGGTGCGGGTGGCCGCCGACGTCCCGCTGCCGGACGTCGACACGGCCCTGCCGCACACCCCGCGCGATCCTGCGGAGCTGGAGCGGCTGGCCGGGCGGTGGGGGCTCGGCGGCTCCCTGCAGCGGCTGCTGACGACGCTGGCCGGATGA
- a CDS encoding roadblock/LC7 domain-containing protein: MIQQRGNIDWMLKQLNDGVPGIEMIVVLSADGLRIARYGGDPDAADRVAAACAGVQSLAGAIIQELPGAGDMKVVVFEIEGGYFYLMNAGDNAYLAVLADVTCEPGRMSGMMRDLVVRIGAHLTSPPRRNGQTV, translated from the coding sequence GTGATCCAGCAGCGAGGCAACATCGACTGGATGCTCAAGCAGCTCAACGACGGTGTGCCGGGCATCGAGATGATCGTCGTCCTCTCCGCCGACGGACTGCGCATCGCCCGCTACGGCGGCGACCCCGACGCCGCCGACCGGGTGGCCGCCGCCTGCGCGGGCGTACAGAGCCTCGCCGGCGCCATCATCCAGGAGCTTCCGGGCGCCGGCGACATGAAGGTCGTCGTCTTCGAGATCGAGGGCGGCTACTTCTACCTCATGAACGCCGGTGACAACGCCTACCTCGCCGTGCTCGCCGACGTGACCTGCGAGCCCGGCCGGATGAGCGGCATGATGCGCGACCTCGTCGTCCGGATCGGGGCCCACCTCACCAGTCCGCCCCGGCGGAACGGGCAGACCGTATGA
- a CDS encoding GTP-binding protein, which yields MDFNGSDTLPGPRTEDHLPHTAQAAVKIVIVGGFGVGKTTMVGSVSEIRPLTTEETMTQAGIGVDDNYGSESKTATTVAMDFGRISITDQLVLYLFGTPGQERFWFLWNGLFEGALGAVVLVDTRRLEVSFDVMGRLEECGVPFVVAVNTFPDAPRYPTEELRTALDLTPEIPIMECDVRRRASSKDVLMTLMRFLHSIALSRAALT from the coding sequence ATGGACTTCAACGGCTCTGACACCCTCCCCGGCCCACGCACCGAGGACCATCTGCCGCACACGGCCCAGGCCGCGGTCAAGATCGTGATCGTGGGCGGCTTCGGTGTCGGCAAGACCACCATGGTCGGTTCCGTCAGCGAGATCAGGCCGCTGACCACCGAGGAGACCATGACCCAGGCCGGTATCGGCGTGGACGACAACTACGGCTCCGAATCGAAGACGGCCACCACCGTGGCCATGGACTTCGGGCGCATCAGCATCACCGACCAGCTGGTGCTCTACCTGTTCGGCACCCCTGGCCAGGAGCGCTTCTGGTTCCTGTGGAACGGGCTGTTCGAGGGCGCGCTCGGCGCGGTCGTCCTCGTCGACACCCGGCGCCTGGAGGTCAGCTTCGATGTGATGGGCCGGCTCGAGGAGTGCGGTGTCCCCTTCGTCGTCGCCGTCAACACCTTCCCGGACGCGCCCCGTTACCCGACCGAGGAACTGCGCACCGCCCTGGACCTGACCCCGGAGATCCCGATCATGGAATGCGATGTGCGCCGGCGCGCCTCCAGCAAGGACGTGCTGATGACCCTGATGCGCTTCCTGCACTCCATCGCGCTGTCCCGGGCCGCCCTCACCTGA